Proteins from one Bacteroides zhangwenhongii genomic window:
- the tuf gene encoding elongation factor Tu: MAKEKFERTKPHVNIGTIGHVDHGKTTLTAAITTVLAKKGLSELRSFDSIDNAPEEKERGITINTSHVEYETANRHYAHVDCPGHADYVKNMVTGAAQMDGAIIVCAATDGPMPQTREHILLARQVNVPRLVVFLNKCDMVDDEEMLELVEMEMRELLSFYDFDGDNTPIIRGSALGALNGVEKWEDKVMELMEAVDTWIPLPPRDVDKPFLMPVEDVFSITGRGTVATGRIETGVIHVGDEIEILGLGEDKKSVVTGVEMFRKLLDQGEAGDNVGLLLRGIDKNEIKRGMVLCKPGQIKPHSKFKAEVYILKKEEGGRHTPFHNKYRPQFYLRTMDCTGEITLPEGTEMVMPGDNVTITVELIYPVALNPGLRFAIREGGRTVGAGQITEILD, encoded by the coding sequence ATGGCTAAAGAGAAATTTGAACGTACCAAACCGCACGTAAACATTGGTACAATCGGTCACGTAGACCACGGTAAGACAACGTTGACAGCTGCTATCACTACAGTGTTGGCAAAGAAAGGTCTTTCTGAGTTGCGTTCTTTCGATTCTATCGACAACGCTCCTGAAGAAAAGGAAAGAGGTATTACTATCAATACTTCACACGTTGAGTACGAAACAGCTAACCGTCACTACGCACACGTTGACTGTCCGGGACACGCCGACTATGTAAAGAACATGGTTACTGGTGCTGCTCAGATGGACGGTGCTATCATCGTTTGTGCTGCAACTGATGGTCCGATGCCTCAGACTCGCGAACATATCTTGTTGGCTCGTCAGGTAAACGTACCTCGTCTGGTTGTATTCTTGAACAAGTGCGATATGGTTGATGATGAAGAAATGTTGGAACTCGTTGAAATGGAAATGAGAGAACTTCTTTCTTTCTATGATTTCGATGGTGACAATACTCCTATCATCCGTGGTTCTGCTCTTGGCGCATTGAATGGCGTTGAAAAGTGGGAAGATAAAGTGATGGAATTGATGGAAGCTGTTGATACTTGGATTCCACTGCCTCCGCGTGATGTTGATAAACCATTCTTGATGCCGGTTGAAGACGTGTTCTCTATCACAGGTCGTGGTACTGTAGCAACAGGTCGTATCGAAACAGGTGTTATCCACGTAGGTGACGAAATCGAAATCCTTGGTTTGGGTGAAGATAAGAAATCAGTTGTAACTGGTGTTGAAATGTTCCGTAAACTGTTGGATCAGGGTGAAGCTGGTGATAACGTAGGTTTGTTGCTTCGTGGTATCGACAAGAACGAAATCAAACGTGGTATGGTTCTTTGTAAACCGGGTCAGATTAAACCGCACTCTAAATTCAAAGCTGAGGTTTATATCTTGAAGAAAGAAGAAGGTGGTCGTCACACTCCGTTCCACAACAAATACCGTCCTCAGTTCTACTTGCGTACTATGGACTGTACAGGTGAAATCACTTTGCCGGAAGGAACTGAAATGGTAATGCCGGGTGATAACGTAACTATCACAGTTGAGTTGATCTACCCTGTAGCATTGAATCCGGGTCTTCGTTTCGCTATCCGCGAAGGTGGACGTACGGTAGGTGCTGGTCAGATTACAGAAATTCTTGACTAA
- the xerC gene encoding tyrosine recombinase XerC, which produces MLIESFLDYLRYERNYSDKTVLAYGEDIRQLQEFAQEEYGKFDPLEVEAELIREWIVSLMDKGYTSTSVNRKLSTLRTFYKFLLKKGEVTVDPLRKIVGPKNKKPLPVFLKENEMNKLLDETDFGEGFKGCRDRLIIEMFYATGMRLSELIDLDDKDVDFSGSCLKVTGKRNKQRLIPFGDELRDWMLGYIDVRNEMIPERSEAFFVRENGERLYKNLVYNLVKRNLSKVATLKKKSPHVLRHTFATTMLNNNAELGAVKELLGHESITTTEIYTHATFEELKKVYKQAHPRA; this is translated from the coding sequence ATGTTGATAGAATCTTTTCTTGATTATCTCCGGTATGAGCGGAATTATTCTGATAAAACCGTTCTTGCGTATGGTGAGGATATAAGGCAATTACAGGAGTTTGCTCAGGAAGAGTATGGGAAATTTGATCCGTTGGAGGTCGAGGCTGAACTGATTCGTGAATGGATTGTTTCATTGATGGATAAGGGATATACCTCAACTTCTGTAAATCGCAAGCTAAGTACGCTTCGGACATTTTATAAGTTTCTTTTGAAGAAAGGAGAGGTGACGGTAGATCCATTACGAAAAATAGTGGGACCTAAAAATAAAAAACCGTTGCCGGTATTCCTGAAAGAAAATGAAATGAATAAATTGCTGGATGAGACGGACTTTGGCGAGGGGTTTAAAGGTTGTCGGGATCGATTGATTATTGAAATGTTTTATGCTACCGGCATGAGACTTTCGGAATTGATAGATTTGGATGATAAAGATGTGGATTTCTCAGGATCTTGCCTGAAAGTGACCGGGAAAAGAAACAAGCAGCGGTTGATTCCGTTTGGTGATGAACTGCGGGATTGGATGCTTGGGTATATTGATGTAAGAAACGAAATGATTCCGGAAAGGTCGGAGGCCTTTTTTGTAAGAGAGAACGGCGAACGGCTTTATAAGAATCTGGTCTATAATTTAGTGAAACGGAACCTGTCAAAGGTGGCGACGCTGAAAAAAAAGAGTCCTCACGTGTTGAGGCATACTTTTGCAACCACAATGCTGAATAATAATGCGGAGTTGGGCGCAGTAAAGGAACTTTTGGGTCACGAGAGTATAACAACAACCGAGATCTATACGCATGCCACATTTGAAGAACTTAAAAAAGTGTATAAACAGGCTCATCCAAGAGCCTAA
- the rpsU gene encoding 30S ribosomal protein S21, giving the protein MIVVPVKEGENIEKALKKFKRKFEKTGIVKELRSRQQFDKPSVTKRLKKERAVYVQQLQQIED; this is encoded by the coding sequence ATGATTGTAGTACCTGTAAAAGAAGGCGAAAACATTGAAAAAGCGCTGAAGAAGTTCAAAAGAAAATTTGAGAAAACTGGCATTGTGAAAGAATTGAGAAGCAGACAGCAGTTTGACAAACCGTCTGTAACTAAAAGACTTAAGAAGGAACGTGCAGTTTACGTACAACAACTTCAGCAAATAGAAGATTAA
- the secE gene encoding preprotein translocase subunit SecE, with protein sequence MKKVIAYIKESYDELVHKVSWPTYSELANSAVVVLYASLLIALVVWGMDVCFQNFMEKIVYPH encoded by the coding sequence ATGAAAAAGGTAATAGCTTATATTAAAGAATCTTACGACGAACTTGTTCATAAAGTTTCGTGGCCTACGTATTCTGAACTTGCTAACAGTGCAGTAGTTGTTTTATATGCTTCCCTGCTTATTGCATTGGTAGTATGGGGTATGGATGTCTGTTTCCAGAACTTCATGGAAAAAATTGTTTATCCACATTAA
- the hpf gene encoding ribosome hibernation-promoting factor, HPF/YfiA family, producing MDIRIQSIHFDASEQLQAFIQKKVSKLEKYYEDIKKVEVSLKVVKPEVAANKEAGIKILVPNGEFYASKVCDTFEEAIDLDVEALEKQLVKYKEKQRSK from the coding sequence ATGGATATTAGAATTCAATCAATTCACTTTGATGCGTCAGAGCAATTGCAGGCATTTATTCAGAAAAAAGTGTCTAAGTTGGAAAAATATTACGAAGATATAAAGAAAGTAGAGGTGTCATTAAAGGTAGTTAAACCGGAAGTTGCTGCAAATAAAGAAGCAGGTATTAAAATACTTGTCCCTAACGGGGAGTTTTATGCCAGCAAAGTGTGTGATACGTTTGAAGAAGCGATTGATTTGGATGTGGAAGCACTCGAAAAACAACTGGTTAAGTACAAGGAAAAACAGCGTAGCAAATAA
- the nusG gene encoding transcription termination/antitermination protein NusG, translating into MAEIEKKWYVLRAISGKEAKVKEYLEADIKNSDLGEYVSQVLIPTEKVYQVRNGKKIVKERSYLPGYVLVEAALVGEVSHHLRNTPNVIGFLGGSEKPVPLRQSEVNRILGTVDELQETGEELNIPYVVGETVKVTFGPFSGFSGIIEEVNSEKKKLKVMVKIFGRKTPLELGFMQVEKE; encoded by the coding sequence ATGGCTGAGATTGAGAAGAAATGGTACGTTCTGCGTGCTATTAGCGGAAAAGAAGCTAAGGTTAAGGAATACCTTGAAGCTGACATTAAAAACAGCGACCTTGGTGAATATGTATCTCAGGTATTGATTCCGACTGAAAAAGTTTACCAGGTTCGCAATGGTAAGAAAATTGTGAAGGAAAGAAGTTATCTTCCTGGCTACGTTTTGGTGGAGGCTGCTTTGGTTGGTGAGGTTTCTCATCACTTGCGCAATACTCCGAATGTGATAGGCTTTTTAGGCGGCTCCGAGAAACCGGTGCCTCTCAGACAATCAGAAGTGAATCGTATACTTGGTACAGTGGACGAATTGCAGGAAACGGGTGAAGAACTCAATATTCCGTACGTGGTTGGTGAAACTGTTAAAGTTACTTTTGGTCCTTTCAGCGGATTCAGTGGTATCATTGAAGAGGTGAATAGCGAAAAAAAGAAACTAAAGGTCATGGTAAAGATATTCGGGCGTAAAACACCGCTTGAATTGGGCTTTATGCAAGTGGAAAAGGAATAA